The proteins below are encoded in one region of Sulfitobacter sp. SK012:
- a CDS encoding enoyl-CoA hydratase: MLVLACIPALELGQAAAEDKMAILNLTQDGAVAHLEMNAPERLNALSDEMIAALHAELDALAQTPDCRVVILSGAGKAFCAGHDLRQMQAMRKASDAGAAEFKDLFDRCTALMARIQSLPQPVIAQVHGIATAAGCQLVATCDLAVAASDTRFGVNGVNIGLFCSTPMVALTRNIAAKKAFEMLVTGDFITAERAQDYGLINRVAPLESLQSETSAFAQQIAGKLGSAVRIGKRAFYDQIALSTPDAYAHTGRVMVENLANTDTHEGMQAFIEKRNPKWTQ, translated from the coding sequence ATGCTTGTCCTCGCTTGCATCCCTGCCCTAGAGTTGGGCCAAGCAGCCGCGGAGGACAAGATGGCAATTCTGAACCTGACACAAGATGGTGCGGTCGCGCATCTTGAGATGAACGCGCCTGAGCGGTTGAACGCCCTGTCCGATGAGATGATCGCGGCGCTTCACGCGGAGCTTGATGCGTTGGCACAGACCCCCGATTGCCGCGTCGTTATTCTATCAGGTGCAGGCAAAGCATTTTGCGCCGGCCACGATCTGCGACAAATGCAAGCGATGCGTAAGGCCTCTGATGCGGGGGCCGCTGAGTTTAAGGATCTGTTTGACCGGTGCACCGCGTTGATGGCGCGCATTCAGTCCCTGCCCCAGCCCGTGATCGCCCAAGTTCATGGCATCGCGACGGCGGCTGGTTGCCAACTGGTCGCGACCTGCGATCTGGCGGTCGCGGCGTCTGACACTCGTTTTGGCGTAAACGGCGTCAACATTGGCCTGTTTTGCTCTACGCCGATGGTCGCGCTCACCCGCAACATCGCAGCGAAGAAAGCGTTTGAGATGCTGGTTACGGGCGATTTCATCACCGCAGAGCGCGCGCAGGATTATGGGCTGATCAACCGCGTCGCCCCACTCGAGTCCCTGCAATCAGAGACGTCTGCCTTTGCCCAACAGATCGCTGGCAAATTGGGAAGTGCTGTTCGGATCGGCAAGCGCGCCTTTTATGACCAAATTGCGTTATCCACCCCTGACGCCTACGCACACACAGGCCGCGTTATGGTAGAAAATTTGGCTAATACTGATACCCACGAGGGAATGCAGGCCTTTATTGAGAAACGAAACCCGAAGTGGACGCAGTGA
- a CDS encoding PaaI family thioesterase — MVSKSEIKLDKVKLNAFMLEAFPQVAHEYAIQTVAVNEITVRLAVEERHLRPGGTVSGPTMFALADVSAYLATLAMIGPQALAVTTNCSIDFMRKPAPGVDLIAEAKILKLGKLLSVTDVMIRSEGMQDPVARATLTYAIPPARP, encoded by the coding sequence ATGGTGAGTAAATCTGAGATTAAACTGGATAAGGTTAAGTTAAACGCTTTCATGCTTGAAGCGTTCCCGCAGGTCGCGCATGAATATGCGATCCAAACCGTCGCCGTGAATGAAATCACCGTGCGGCTCGCTGTGGAGGAACGCCACTTGCGCCCTGGTGGCACGGTATCTGGTCCAACGATGTTTGCTCTGGCGGATGTGTCGGCCTACCTTGCCACGCTCGCGATGATCGGCCCGCAAGCGTTGGCCGTGACGACAAATTGTTCAATTGATTTTATGCGCAAACCGGCTCCAGGTGTTGACCTGATCGCCGAGGCCAAGATTTTGAAACTTGGGAAACTTCTATCGGTGACGGATGTCATGATCCGCTCTGAAGGGATGCAAGATCCTGTGGCGCGCGCGACGTTGACCTATGCTATTCCACCTGCAAGGCCCTGA
- the hisI gene encoding phosphoribosyl-AMP cyclohydrolase yields MSFDPQTLKYNDAGLIPAIAQDHVSGEVLMMAWMNAESLTRTLASGKVTYWSRSRQEFWAKGATSGHVQQLVELRVDCDRDCLLMQVTQSGPACHTGRRSCFYTVVTAEGETITQSPMT; encoded by the coding sequence ATGAGTTTCGACCCACAAACACTTAAATACAACGACGCGGGCCTGATACCCGCAATCGCGCAGGATCATGTTTCTGGCGAAGTTTTGATGATGGCTTGGATGAATGCCGAAAGCCTGACTCGAACGCTTGCCAGTGGCAAGGTCACCTACTGGAGCCGTTCACGTCAAGAATTTTGGGCCAAGGGGGCGACGTCGGGCCATGTACAGCAGCTGGTTGAGCTGCGTGTGGATTGTGACCGCGATTGCCTTTTGATGCAGGTCACGCAAAGCGGTCCTGCCTGTCATACGGGGCGCCGCAGCTGTTTTTATACCGTTGTCACGGCCGAGGGCGAAACAATCACCCAAAGCCCAATGACCTGA
- a CDS encoding iron-sulfur cluster assembly scaffold protein: MSDGTDLIKLYSARILALAADIPHLGRLETPHASVTRRSPLCGSTVTVDVVVNNGKLEALGQDVKACALGQAAASVAAAAAIGATYQQLVQARDQLRAMLKAQGPVPDAPFDGFEVLTPAVEYKNRHASILLSIEAMVEAMEQATAPAS; this comes from the coding sequence ATGTCGGACGGAACAGACCTGATCAAACTCTACTCAGCCCGAATATTGGCTTTGGCGGCGGATATTCCACATTTGGGCCGGTTGGAGACCCCGCATGCCAGTGTGACGCGCCGTTCACCCCTGTGTGGATCGACCGTTACGGTGGATGTCGTCGTTAACAACGGCAAACTCGAAGCGCTGGGACAAGACGTCAAAGCCTGCGCCTTGGGCCAAGCGGCTGCATCCGTTGCAGCGGCCGCCGCGATTGGCGCGACGTATCAACAGCTTGTGCAAGCCCGAGATCAGTTGCGTGCCATGCTGAAGGCTCAAGGGCCTGTTCCTGATGCACCATTTGACGGTTTTGAGGTGCTAACACCCGCCGTTGAATATAAAAACCGCCACGCGTCTATCCTGCTGAGTATTGAAGCGATGGTTGAGGCCATGGAACAAGCGACGGCTCCCGCCTCCTAA
- the gluQRS gene encoding tRNA glutamyl-Q(34) synthetase GluQRS, with translation MSFVTRFAPSPTGPLHLGHAYSALLAHDMARAARGQFLLRIEDIDQSRARPKWEAQIYDDLAWLGLSWPQPVMRQSDRQPAYLAALDRLKASGLIYACTCNRLDIAQAANAPQEGVPPVIGPDGVVYPGTCRNKGLTDGAWRLNMAAALQVLGDTPLSFTETGAGPEGQTGEITLSTQDALRGIGDVVLARRDMGTSYHLSVVLDDAAQGVTHVVRGQDLFEATYIHVILQRLTVLSSPTYHHHALIRDDTGKRLAKRDDARAIATYRRDGMKPQDIRHLLGL, from the coding sequence GTGAGCTTTGTTACGCGGTTCGCTCCGTCGCCGACTGGGCCCCTACATTTAGGACATGCATACTCTGCGCTCTTGGCCCATGACATGGCGCGAGCGGCACGTGGTCAGTTCCTGTTGCGAATTGAGGATATCGATCAATCGCGCGCCCGCCCGAAATGGGAAGCGCAGATTTACGATGATCTCGCATGGCTGGGTTTAAGTTGGCCGCAGCCGGTTATGCGCCAATCTGACCGACAGCCCGCTTATCTCGCTGCCCTTGATCGCTTAAAGGCATCCGGCCTGATCTATGCTTGCACCTGCAATCGCCTTGACATTGCTCAAGCCGCAAATGCCCCACAAGAAGGTGTGCCGCCTGTTATTGGCCCCGATGGGGTTGTCTACCCCGGAACTTGCCGAAACAAGGGGTTAACGGACGGCGCTTGGCGGCTGAACATGGCCGCGGCCCTTCAGGTTTTGGGGGATACCCCGCTGAGCTTTACAGAGACCGGCGCAGGACCCGAAGGCCAAACGGGAGAGATCACGTTGTCCACTCAAGATGCTCTTAGGGGCATTGGCGATGTTGTTCTGGCGCGGCGAGACATGGGTACGTCTTATCATCTGTCTGTTGTACTGGATGACGCGGCGCAAGGAGTAACACATGTAGTTCGCGGGCAGGATCTATTTGAAGCCACATATATTCACGTTATTTTGCAACGCCTTACGGTACTTTCCTCACCCACATATCACCACCACGCTCTAATCCGAGACGACACCGGCAAACGATTGGCCAAACGAGATGATGCACGGGCCATCGCGACCTACCGGCGCGACGGCATGAAGCCGCAAGATATTCGGCACCTGTTAGGTTTGTAG
- the trmFO gene encoding methylenetetrahydrofolate--tRNA-(uracil(54)-C(5))-methyltransferase (FADH(2)-oxidizing) TrmFO, whose translation MTQTLHIIGGGMAGSEAAWQAAHLGIQVVIHEMRPTVETFAHQTGLLGEMVCSNSFRSDDDEQNAVGLLHWEMRAANGLIMATADKHRLPAGGALAVDRDSFAQSVTDALMAHPNISVEYGEITELPSDGMWIVATGPLTSGALGRAIAAQTGADALAFFDAIAPIVYHDSIDMSRAWMQSRYDKGETEEERTAYLNCPMDRAQYEDFIDALLAAEKTEFHEGETATYFDGCLPIEVMAERGRETLRFGPMKPVGLTNPHQPEVKAYAVVQLRRDNALGTLYNIVGFQTKMKYGAQTEVFKRIPGLENANFARLGGIHRNTFMNSPTLLDGQMRLRAAPHIRFAGQITGVEGYVESAAMGMLAGRLAAAEILGQALETPPNTTATGALITHISGGAEAKTFQPMNVNFGLFPPVEGLKSGRRGRKDRYKAYTDRAKLEWQDWLAS comes from the coding sequence ATGACACAAACACTCCACATCATCGGCGGCGGCATGGCCGGTTCAGAAGCGGCTTGGCAAGCGGCTCACCTTGGCATTCAGGTTGTTATCCACGAGATGCGCCCGACGGTTGAAACCTTCGCGCATCAAACAGGACTGCTGGGGGAAATGGTGTGCTCCAACTCATTCCGCTCAGATGATGATGAGCAAAACGCCGTGGGCTTGTTGCATTGGGAAATGCGCGCAGCGAATGGCCTGATCATGGCCACAGCAGATAAACACCGCCTGCCCGCTGGTGGTGCCCTGGCCGTGGACCGAGATTCGTTTGCGCAATCGGTGACCGACGCGTTGATGGCACATCCGAATATTTCTGTTGAATACGGTGAGATTACGGAGCTGCCATCGGATGGCATGTGGATCGTGGCCACCGGGCCGCTGACATCTGGCGCGTTGGGACGGGCGATTGCGGCGCAAACCGGCGCGGATGCATTGGCATTTTTCGACGCAATTGCGCCGATCGTTTACCACGATAGCATCGACATGAGCCGCGCATGGATGCAGTCGCGCTATGACAAAGGCGAAACCGAAGAAGAACGCACCGCCTATCTTAATTGCCCAATGGACCGCGCCCAATACGAAGACTTCATCGATGCATTGCTGGCCGCTGAAAAAACTGAATTCCACGAAGGCGAAACTGCGACTTATTTTGATGGGTGTCTGCCGATTGAAGTGATGGCAGAGCGTGGCCGTGAAACCCTGCGCTTTGGCCCGATGAAACCTGTTGGTCTTACCAATCCGCACCAACCCGAGGTCAAAGCTTATGCCGTGGTGCAGCTGCGCCGCGATAACGCCCTGGGCACGCTCTATAACATCGTAGGTTTCCAAACCAAGATGAAGTACGGCGCGCAAACGGAAGTTTTCAAACGCATTCCCGGACTGGAAAACGCCAACTTTGCGCGACTTGGTGGGATCCACCGCAATACGTTTATGAATTCCCCGACCCTTCTGGACGGACAAATGCGCCTGCGCGCAGCGCCGCATATCCGGTTCGCCGGTCAGATAACGGGTGTTGAAGGCTATGTTGAGAGTGCCGCAATGGGCATGCTTGCCGGACGGTTGGCTGCTGCAGAAATCCTAGGTCAGGCATTAGAAACACCACCCAACACCACAGCAACCGGCGCGCTGATCACCCATATCTCTGGCGGTGCCGAAGCGAAGACGTTTCAGCCCATGAACGTCAACTTTGGGTTGTTTCCGCCAGTTGAAGGCCTCAAATCGGGCCGTCGAGGCCGTAAAGACCGCTACAAAGCGTATACGGACCGTGCCAAACTTGAATGGCAAGACTGGCTCGCGTCTTAG
- a CDS encoding class I SAM-dependent DNA methyltransferase, with the protein MNHNFLDKAYAARDADSTRALYDDWSSSYDAEIGEIGYATPDRCAAALAEFMPDKGAPILDVGCGTGLSGAALKHAGFTVIDGVDVSADMLALAKQKNVYRTLTQIEADTPLSHTPGTYAAISAVGVVGAGGAPTTLFDMLMQSLGPGGKLVFSLNDHALSDSANEARVMEWTDCAAAALLFREHGDHLPGIDLKSNVYVLEKR; encoded by the coding sequence ATGAACCACAATTTCCTAGACAAAGCATATGCTGCGCGCGACGCGGACAGTACGCGCGCCCTGTATGACGACTGGTCAAGCAGCTACGATGCCGAAATCGGCGAAATCGGGTATGCCACCCCGGATCGTTGCGCGGCCGCACTTGCTGAATTCATGCCCGATAAAGGTGCACCCATCCTAGATGTTGGCTGCGGCACCGGATTATCGGGCGCGGCGCTCAAGCATGCCGGGTTTACGGTGATCGACGGTGTCGATGTTTCTGCTGACATGCTGGCGCTCGCCAAACAGAAAAACGTCTACCGGACACTGACCCAAATCGAAGCTGACACGCCGCTCTCGCACACGCCCGGTACCTATGCCGCGATCAGCGCCGTTGGCGTTGTTGGCGCAGGTGGGGCCCCCACAACCCTGTTTGATATGCTAATGCAAAGCCTTGGCCCCGGCGGCAAGCTGGTGTTTTCTTTGAATGATCACGCGCTTTCGGACTCTGCGAATGAAGCGCGCGTAATGGAATGGACCGACTGTGCCGCAGCTGCCTTGCTGTTTCGCGAACATGGCGACCATTTACCGGGCATTGATTTAAAATCAAACGTTTACGTGCTCGAAAAACGGTGA